A genomic segment from Modestobacter roseus encodes:
- a CDS encoding methyltransferase domain-containing protein: MDTYTHGHAEPVLQSHRWRTVENSAGYLLPQLRPGLDVLDVGCGPGTITVDLAARVAPGRVVGLDVAPAPLAEARDLAARAGVAVEFVTGDGYALAFDDDSFDVVHAHQVLQHLTDPVAALREMARVCRPGGVVAVRDVDYAATTWFPASPGLDRWLELYERVARRNDAEPDAGRRLLSWAHVAGLPDVTATTSAWCFASPAEREWWGTSWAGRATASAFAEQAVAYGLATPAELQEVAEAWLAWAAADDGWLGMLHGELLIRVQPSGSG, from the coding sequence GTGGACACCTACACGCACGGGCACGCCGAGCCGGTCCTGCAGTCGCACCGCTGGCGCACGGTGGAGAACTCCGCCGGGTACCTGCTGCCGCAGCTGCGGCCCGGGCTCGACGTGCTCGACGTCGGGTGCGGCCCGGGCACGATCACCGTCGACCTGGCCGCCCGGGTGGCGCCGGGGCGCGTCGTCGGCCTGGACGTCGCACCGGCGCCGCTCGCCGAGGCGCGTGACCTCGCCGCCCGGGCCGGGGTGGCCGTCGAGTTCGTCACCGGCGACGGGTACGCGCTCGCCTTCGACGACGACTCCTTCGACGTGGTGCACGCCCACCAGGTGCTGCAGCACCTGACCGACCCGGTCGCCGCGCTGCGGGAGATGGCCCGGGTCTGCCGGCCCGGGGGAGTGGTCGCCGTCCGGGACGTCGACTACGCGGCCACCACCTGGTTCCCCGCCTCCCCGGGCCTGGACCGGTGGCTGGAGCTGTACGAGCGGGTGGCCCGTCGCAACGACGCCGAGCCCGACGCCGGGCGGCGGCTGCTCTCCTGGGCGCACGTCGCCGGGCTCCCCGACGTCACCGCGACGACCTCGGCGTGGTGCTTCGCCAGCCCGGCCGAGCGGGAGTGGTGGGGCACGTCGTGGGCCGGGCGGGCTACGGCGTCGGCGTTCGCCGAGCAGGCGGTGGCCTACGGGCTGGCCACCCCGGCCGAGCTGCAGGAGGTCGCGGAGGCGTGGCTGGCCTGGGCGGCGGCCGACGACGGCTGGCTCGGCATGCTGCACGGCGAGCTGCTCATCCGCGTGCAGCCCAGCGGGTCGGGTTGA
- a CDS encoding MFS transporter — MSRAGEVLVPARLGHSFRWLLASSWTSNLGDGIALAAGPLLVAALTEDPFLVALAATVQWLPPLLFGLVAGALTDRLDRRLIVLVVDLARAVVLTVLTLAVVTDRVSIAVVLAALFLLATAEVFADNSAQTLVPMLVARDDLAVANSRLQTGFITVNQLAGPPLGAALFTVGAAWALGVQAVLIALGAVLVTRVVLPAREPRTGARTAMRHDIAEGLRWARHHAAVRTLVLTITIFNVTFGAAWSVLVLYATERIGLGEIGFGLVTTVGAVGGIVGGLSYGWITRRVSLGDLMRIGLVVETLTHLALALTSSPWVALPVFFAFGAHAFIWGTTSVAVRQRAVPSALQGRVGSVNVVGVYGGLVIGSGIGGVLAQHWGVTAPFWFAFAGSAVFVVLIWRSLRHIAHADEAPVPAAA, encoded by the coding sequence GTGAGCCGCGCCGGTGAGGTCCTCGTCCCGGCGCGGCTGGGGCACAGCTTCCGGTGGCTGCTCGCCTCCTCCTGGACGTCGAACCTGGGTGACGGGATCGCGCTGGCCGCCGGGCCGCTGCTGGTGGCCGCGCTCACCGAGGACCCGTTCCTGGTCGCCCTCGCCGCGACCGTGCAGTGGCTGCCGCCGCTGCTGTTCGGCCTGGTCGCCGGGGCGCTGACCGACCGGCTGGACCGGCGGCTGATCGTGCTCGTCGTCGACCTCGCCCGCGCCGTCGTCCTCACCGTGCTGACCCTGGCGGTGGTCACCGACCGGGTGTCCATCGCCGTGGTGCTGGCCGCGCTGTTCCTGCTGGCCACCGCCGAGGTGTTCGCGGACAACAGCGCGCAGACCCTGGTGCCGATGCTGGTCGCCCGGGACGACCTGGCGGTGGCGAACTCGCGGCTGCAGACCGGGTTCATCACCGTCAACCAGCTCGCCGGCCCGCCGCTCGGCGCGGCGCTGTTCACCGTCGGCGCCGCGTGGGCGCTGGGGGTGCAGGCGGTGCTGATCGCGCTGGGCGCGGTGCTCGTCACCCGCGTCGTCCTGCCGGCCCGGGAGCCGCGCACCGGCGCGCGCACCGCCATGCGGCACGACATCGCCGAAGGGCTGCGCTGGGCGCGGCACCACGCCGCCGTCCGCACGCTGGTGCTGACCATCACGATCTTCAACGTCACCTTCGGCGCCGCCTGGTCGGTGCTGGTGCTCTACGCCACCGAGCGGATCGGGCTGGGCGAGATCGGCTTCGGGCTGGTGACCACCGTCGGCGCCGTCGGGGGCATCGTCGGCGGCCTGAGCTACGGGTGGATCACCCGCCGGGTGAGCCTGGGCGACCTGATGCGGATCGGCCTGGTGGTCGAGACGCTGACCCACCTGGCCCTGGCGCTGACCTCGAGCCCCTGGGTCGCACTGCCGGTCTTCTTCGCGTTCGGCGCGCACGCCTTCATCTGGGGGACGACGTCGGTCGCCGTGCGGCAGCGGGCGGTGCCGTCGGCGCTGCAGGGCCGGGTGGGCAGCGTCAACGTGGTCGGCGTCTACGGCGGGCTGGTGATCGGCTCGGGCATCGGCGGCGTCCTCGCCCAGCACTGGGGGGTGACCGCCCCGTTCTGGTTCGCCTTCGCCGGGTCGGCGGTGTTCGTGGTGCTCATCTGGCGCTCGCTGCGGCACATCGCGCACGCCGACGAGGCGCCGGTGCCGGCAGCGGCCTGA
- a CDS encoding STAS domain-containing protein, which yields MTSSPDPRGSGAVVLTEDGAGSLLRLSGRIDRETVRRFRLEMPPSSWPERVDLEAVTALETAGLELLVHLARKPRRRGSELQVLHLPDPLRPTLERAGLSWLLPRPDDRAAPA from the coding sequence GTGACCAGCAGCCCCGATCCCCGCGGATCGGGCGCGGTCGTGCTGACCGAGGACGGCGCCGGCTCCCTGCTCCGGCTCAGCGGCAGGATCGACCGGGAGACCGTCCGCAGGTTCCGGCTGGAGATGCCGCCGTCGTCCTGGCCGGAACGGGTCGACCTCGAGGCGGTCACCGCACTGGAGACGGCCGGGCTGGAGCTGCTGGTGCACCTCGCCCGCAAGCCGCGGCGCCGGGGCAGCGAGCTGCAGGTGCTCCACCTGCCCGACCCGCTGCGCCCGACGCTGGAGCGCGCCGGCCTCTCCTGGCTGCTGCCGCGCCCCGACGACCGGGCGGCGCCCGCCTGA
- a CDS encoding DUF1540 domain-containing protein, which yields MTQMLDMPQVQDCSVDSCSYNAEHTCHAGAITVGGDHAHCGTFVEISFRAGLDRTGVVGACHRSDCVHNEALECRASAVQVGSGADAADCLTYKPS from the coding sequence ATGACCCAGATGCTGGACATGCCCCAGGTGCAGGACTGCTCGGTCGACAGCTGTTCGTACAACGCCGAGCACACCTGCCACGCCGGCGCCATCACCGTCGGCGGCGACCACGCCCACTGCGGGACCTTCGTGGAGATCTCGTTCCGCGCCGGGCTCGACCGCACCGGCGTCGTCGGCGCCTGCCACCGCTCGGACTGCGTGCACAACGAGGCACTCGAGTGCCGCGCGTCCGCGGTGCAGGTCGGCTCGGGTGCCGACGCGGCCGACTGCCTGACCTACAAGCCGAGCTGA
- a CDS encoding TfoX/Sxy family protein — MTYDRELADRVRAALSTEHGVSEKAMFGGLAFLLDGAMAVAVAGQDGLMVRSDPARADELTAADGVTRMVMRGRELDGWLLVRPDVLDDEDALHRWVATGRDVARSLPPRRAGSTRSSGR; from the coding sequence ATGACCTACGACCGGGAGCTGGCCGACCGCGTGCGGGCCGCGCTGTCCACCGAGCACGGGGTGTCGGAGAAGGCGATGTTCGGCGGCCTGGCCTTCCTCCTCGACGGCGCGATGGCCGTCGCCGTCGCCGGGCAGGACGGGCTGATGGTGCGCAGCGACCCGGCGCGCGCCGACGAGCTCACCGCGGCCGACGGCGTGACCCGGATGGTGATGCGTGGTCGCGAGCTGGACGGCTGGCTGCTGGTGCGGCCCGACGTGCTGGACGACGAGGACGCGCTGCACCGCTGGGTCGCCACCGGCCGGGACGTCGCCCGGAGCCTGCCCCCGCGCCGGGCCGGGTCAACCCGCTCCAGCGGACGTTGA